One window of Rhodothermales bacterium genomic DNA carries:
- a CDS encoding DUF1501 domain-containing protein gives MCDHHATRTAPPPGSALEHGEAHSRDHAAWSRRDFLTGLGAAVGGAFMLAGTPVRAFGTSPLLAQLRAAETDRVLVLIQLSGGNDGLNTVVPYENDIYYRERPGIAIAKASAQALAVGQDMGLHPSLAAFEPYYVDGRFAIVQNVGYPSPNLSHFRSTDIWMSATGADTIAPTGWVGRYLDREFPGFDETPTDYPLAVQIGGLSSLMFQGPAGNMGMSLVSPDFFDRLAEDGKLYETTGLPPTRYGAEMAYVRTVANDSFVYASAVQSASAAGVNDIEYPRNGLANNLSIVARLIKGNLGARVYHVSIGGFDTHADQPGQHAQLLSALATSVDAFLQDIAAAGMEERVLAMTFSEFGRRVGQNGSGGTDHGTAAPLFIAGNGVNGGLFGNAPDLVNLDSAGNLVYEHDFRTVYATLLQDWFGLDPWVVGDVLFGHAYEPLALIADPASPVAVERGPLPASFRLEQNYPNPFNPQTTIGFALERAEAVRLTVYDVRGRRVQTLVDGPMPAGAHRIAFDAGRLPSGMYLYQLETAAGVETRQMALVR, from the coding sequence ATGTGCGATCATCATGCTACCCGTACTGCGCCGCCACCCGGCAGCGCGCTCGAACACGGCGAGGCGCATTCCCGCGATCATGCCGCGTGGTCCCGCCGCGATTTTCTCACCGGGCTGGGCGCCGCCGTCGGCGGGGCCTTCATGCTGGCCGGCACGCCGGTCCGCGCCTTCGGGACCTCGCCGCTGCTGGCGCAGCTGCGCGCGGCCGAGACCGACCGCGTCCTCGTACTCATCCAGCTCTCGGGGGGGAACGACGGACTGAACACCGTCGTGCCCTACGAAAACGACATCTATTATCGCGAGCGACCCGGCATCGCCATCGCCAAAGCGTCGGCGCAAGCCCTGGCCGTGGGGCAGGATATGGGGCTGCACCCGTCGCTGGCCGCCTTCGAACCCTACTATGTCGACGGTCGGTTCGCCATCGTGCAGAATGTGGGGTATCCCTCGCCGAACCTCTCGCATTTCAGGTCGACCGACATCTGGATGTCGGCCACCGGCGCCGATACGATCGCGCCCACCGGCTGGGTAGGGCGCTACCTCGACCGCGAGTTTCCCGGTTTCGACGAGACGCCGACCGACTACCCCCTGGCGGTGCAGATCGGGGGACTTTCGTCGCTGATGTTCCAGGGGCCGGCGGGCAATATGGGGATGTCGCTGGTGAGTCCCGACTTTTTCGACCGGCTGGCGGAGGATGGCAAGCTGTACGAAACGACGGGGCTTCCGCCGACCCGCTACGGCGCCGAGATGGCCTATGTGCGCACGGTCGCGAACGACTCGTTCGTGTACGCCAGCGCGGTACAGAGCGCCTCGGCGGCCGGCGTAAACGACATCGAGTATCCCCGGAACGGGCTCGCCAACAACCTCTCGATCGTCGCCCGGCTCATCAAGGGGAATCTCGGCGCCCGGGTATACCACGTCTCGATCGGCGGCTTCGACACCCATGCGGATCAGCCGGGGCAGCACGCCCAGCTGCTCAGCGCCCTGGCCACGAGCGTCGACGCCTTTTTGCAGGATATCGCGGCCGCCGGCATGGAAGAGCGTGTGCTGGCCATGACGTTCTCCGAGTTCGGCCGCCGGGTGGGACAGAACGGGTCGGGCGGCACCGACCACGGCACGGCGGCGCCGCTGTTCATCGCCGGCAACGGCGTCAACGGCGGGCTGTTCGGCAACGCGCCCGATCTGGTCAACCTCGACAGCGCCGGCAACCTCGTCTACGAGCACGACTTCCGGACCGTCTACGCCACGCTGCTGCAGGACTGGTTCGGCCTCGATCCGTGGGTCGTGGGGGATGTCCTCTTCGGTCACGCCTACGAGCCGCTCGCGCTCATCGCCGACCCGGCGAGCCCCGTGGCCGTCGAACGCGGACCGCTGCCCGCGTCGTTCCGGCTGGAGCAGAACTACCCGAATCCCTTCAATCCGCAAACCACCATCGGATTTGCGCTGGAGCGCGCGGAGGCCGTGCGGTTGACGGTTTATGACGTGCGCGGCCGGCGGGTGCAGACGCTGGTGGATGGCCCGATGCCGGCGGGGGCGCATCGCATCGCGTTCGATGCGGGGCGGTTGCCGAGCGGGATGTACCTCTACCAGTTGGAAACGGCGGCCGGCGTCGAGACCCGGCAGATGGCCCTCGTTCGCTGA
- a CDS encoding DUF1800 domain-containing protein, protein MDVSVDPVRALVERARDLPRPPAPPLPAFFKRIPPAAKQPTPAAPTEDVALHVQAGLEPYGAPLDRKRAAHLLRRTGFGASPAQIQALTGLTAAEAAGRILDEALDREGVPFPEPPAWVDEPIPDLGGPQEIIDAFIESNIVWLDELTNGWMTLFRTVGFRERMVLVWHNHFVTQVDDYFLATHAYRYLAMLREHALGDFKAFVRAVGTDLSMLAYLNGDDNRVGAPNENYARELLELFTMGPRDRDGNDNYTQDDIVEIARALTGWIVDYIDNVPVFLNNLHDRGEKTIFGRTGNFGYDDVVDILFEERAEQVAYFACAKLYKAFVHAVPDPDLVQQMAGVMLASDFAIEPVMRALLGSAHFFDEEVIGAQLSSPLDMLIGMYGNVDLVPDAERVTLLRLFAGFIEQQVLNPPNVAGWPGYRAWLNTTSLPIRWLMTDFLLFGDNGQQPLDILAMAAQLPEASDPLVAFTLPVALAEHFMNVPVDRLDIGSVTEAFSGDLVNNPIPQEVLDGPAYRQDLAKIFLAGVPWYEWNLEEDLAPWTILFFIRFLSQFPEFHLT, encoded by the coding sequence ATGGACGTATCTGTCGATCCGGTCAGGGCGCTCGTCGAACGCGCCCGCGACCTGCCGCGTCCCCCCGCACCCCCGTTGCCGGCATTTTTCAAGCGCATCCCGCCGGCCGCGAAACAGCCGACACCGGCGGCACCGACCGAGGACGTGGCGCTGCACGTGCAGGCCGGCCTCGAACCCTATGGCGCGCCGCTCGATCGGAAGCGCGCCGCCCATCTGCTCCGCCGGACCGGCTTCGGCGCCTCGCCGGCGCAAATCCAGGCGCTGACCGGCCTGACGGCGGCGGAGGCGGCCGGCCGTATCCTGGATGAGGCGCTGGACCGTGAAGGCGTGCCCTTCCCCGAACCGCCGGCCTGGGTCGATGAGCCCATTCCCGACCTGGGCGGTCCGCAGGAAATCATCGACGCCTTTATCGAGAGCAACATCGTCTGGCTCGATGAATTGACGAACGGCTGGATGACCCTCTTCCGGACCGTCGGGTTTCGGGAGCGGATGGTGCTCGTGTGGCACAACCATTTCGTGACGCAGGTCGACGACTATTTCCTCGCCACCCACGCGTACCGGTATCTCGCGATGCTGCGCGAGCATGCGCTGGGCGACTTCAAGGCGTTCGTCCGCGCGGTCGGGACCGATCTCTCCATGCTCGCCTACCTGAACGGCGACGACAACCGCGTCGGGGCGCCGAACGAAAACTATGCGCGCGAGCTCCTCGAACTGTTTACCATGGGGCCCCGGGATCGCGACGGGAACGACAACTATACGCAGGACGACATCGTCGAGATCGCCCGGGCGCTCACCGGATGGATCGTCGACTACATCGATAACGTGCCCGTCTTTCTCAATAACCTGCACGACCGGGGCGAAAAGACGATTTTCGGACGGACCGGAAATTTCGGATACGACGATGTGGTGGATATCCTCTTCGAGGAACGCGCCGAGCAGGTGGCCTACTTTGCGTGCGCGAAGCTCTACAAGGCGTTCGTCCACGCCGTTCCGGATCCCGATCTCGTGCAGCAGATGGCCGGCGTGATGCTCGCGAGCGACTTTGCAATCGAGCCGGTGATGCGGGCTCTGCTCGGCAGCGCGCACTTTTTCGACGAGGAGGTGATCGGCGCGCAGCTGTCGAGTCCGCTCGACATGCTCATCGGCATGTACGGCAATGTCGATCTCGTGCCCGACGCCGAGCGGGTGACCCTGCTGCGGTTATTCGCCGGCTTTATCGAGCAGCAGGTGCTCAATCCGCCGAACGTCGCCGGCTGGCCGGGCTATCGCGCGTGGCTCAACACCACCTCGCTCCCCATCCGGTGGCTGATGACCGATTTCCTGCTTTTCGGCGATAACGGTCAGCAACCGCTCGACATCCTCGCGATGGCTGCGCAACTCCCCGAGGCGTCGGACCCGCTCGTTGCCTTCACCCTGCCCGTGGCCCTGGCAGAGCATTTCATGAACGTGCCGGTCGACCGGCTCGATATCGGCTCCGTCACCGAGGCCTTCAGCGGCGATCTGGTCAACAACCCCATCCCGCAGGAGGTGCTCGACGGGCCGGCCTACCGGCAGGATCTCGCCAAGATCTTTCTGGCCGGCGTGCCCTGGTACGAATGGAACCTCGAGGAAGACCTCGCGCCGTGGACGATCCTGTTTTTCATCCGCTTCCTGAGCCAGTTCCCGGAATTTCACCTCACCTGA
- a CDS encoding glutamine--tRNA ligase/YqeY domain fusion protein encodes MSVPVSNSGDDKAPATNFIRGIINEDLRTGKNGDRVVTRFPPEPNGYLHIGHASSICLNFGIARDYPGAVCHLRFDDTNPETEEIEYVESIQNDVHWLGFDWKDKLFFASDYFEQLYGFAVMLIEAGKAYVDSLTEEEMRARRGTVNEPGTNSPHRDRSVAENLDLFARMRAGAFPDGAHTLRAKIDMASPNMLLRDPVLYRIKHAHHYRTGDAWCIYPLYDFAHPLSDAIEGVTHSICTLEFEVHRPLYDWLVENVPIAWDPRPRQHEFARRNLNYTVTSKRKLLRLVNEGYVDGWDDPRMPTIAGLRRRGYTAESIQAFCDRIGISRATGEDDIALLEYSIRDDLNHKAPRVMAVLDPLKVVITNFPEGKVEEHEASYWPHDVPKEGSRMVPFSRELFIEREDFMENPPRKFHRLSPGSEVRLRYAYIIRCTDVVKDAAGNILEVHCTYDPDTKSGGSGENRKVKGTIHWVSAAQAVPAEVRLYDRLFSRPDPEGDEGKTFLDNLNPTSRVVLTGALVEPGLAGAKPADRFQFERQGYFVVDPDTSAGRLVFNRIVTLRDTWAKISEKETPAAEGKAAEKKAPAEVVAARTRADVTQNLNAEATTALHRYIDELGLDLSEAEALVADSDLAGLFEATLALGHAPKAVAAWVVHVLPGALAGKSWSDAAPAAGAIGELIDLIEDGTLSTRIAKDVFGDMVATGKRAGEIVETRGLRQVSDSGALAPIVTSLMDRFPDKVAQYKDGKTGLIGFFVGEVMKETKGQANPQVVKDLLAEHLG; translated from the coding sequence GTGTCAGTACCCGTTTCCAACTCCGGCGACGATAAAGCGCCCGCGACGAACTTTATCCGTGGCATCATCAACGAGGACCTTCGCACCGGGAAAAACGGCGACCGGGTCGTAACGCGCTTCCCCCCGGAGCCGAACGGCTATCTGCATATCGGCCACGCCAGCTCGATCTGTCTCAACTTCGGCATCGCCCGGGATTACCCCGGCGCCGTCTGCCACCTCCGTTTCGACGACACCAATCCCGAGACCGAGGAGATCGAATACGTGGAGTCGATCCAGAACGATGTGCACTGGCTCGGCTTCGACTGGAAGGACAAACTCTTTTTTGCATCGGACTATTTCGAGCAGCTCTATGGCTTCGCGGTGATGCTGATCGAGGCCGGCAAGGCCTACGTCGATAGCCTGACCGAGGAAGAGATGCGCGCGCGTCGCGGCACGGTCAACGAACCCGGCACCAACAGCCCGCATCGCGACCGGTCGGTGGCGGAGAACCTGGACCTGTTCGCGCGCATGCGCGCCGGCGCGTTCCCGGATGGGGCGCACACGCTCCGCGCGAAGATCGACATGGCCTCGCCGAACATGCTCCTGCGCGACCCGGTGCTCTACCGCATCAAACACGCGCATCACTACCGGACGGGCGACGCCTGGTGCATCTACCCGCTCTACGACTTCGCGCATCCGCTGTCCGACGCGATCGAAGGCGTCACGCACTCGATCTGCACGCTCGAATTCGAGGTGCACCGGCCGCTGTACGACTGGCTCGTCGAAAACGTGCCGATCGCCTGGGATCCGCGTCCGCGGCAGCACGAGTTCGCCCGGCGCAACCTGAACTACACCGTCACCAGCAAACGCAAGCTGTTGCGTCTGGTGAACGAAGGGTATGTCGACGGGTGGGACGATCCCCGGATGCCGACCATCGCCGGGTTGCGCCGGCGCGGCTACACGGCGGAGTCCATCCAGGCCTTTTGCGACCGCATCGGCATCTCCCGGGCGACCGGCGAAGACGACATCGCGCTCCTCGAATACAGCATCCGGGACGACCTGAACCACAAGGCGCCCCGTGTGATGGCGGTGCTCGATCCGTTGAAAGTCGTGATCACCAATTTCCCGGAGGGGAAGGTAGAGGAGCACGAGGCCTCGTACTGGCCGCACGACGTGCCGAAGGAAGGCTCCCGGATGGTGCCGTTTTCGCGGGAGCTGTTTATCGAGCGGGAGGATTTCATGGAGAACCCGCCCCGCAAATTCCACCGGCTTTCGCCGGGCTCCGAAGTGCGGCTGCGGTACGCCTACATCATCCGCTGCACGGACGTGGTCAAGGATGCAGCCGGCAACATCCTCGAAGTGCATTGCACCTACGACCCGGATACGAAGAGCGGCGGTTCGGGGGAAAACCGGAAGGTGAAGGGGACCATCCACTGGGTGTCCGCCGCGCAGGCCGTGCCGGCGGAGGTGCGCCTGTACGATCGCCTGTTCTCGAGGCCGGACCCCGAAGGGGACGAAGGCAAGACGTTTCTGGATAACCTCAATCCCACCTCGCGCGTGGTGCTGACCGGTGCGCTCGTCGAGCCCGGCCTGGCCGGCGCGAAGCCGGCCGATCGCTTTCAGTTCGAGCGGCAGGGCTATTTCGTGGTCGATCCGGACACCTCGGCGGGCCGGCTGGTGTTCAACCGGATCGTGACGCTACGCGATACGTGGGCCAAGATCAGCGAGAAAGAGACGCCGGCTGCGGAAGGGAAGGCGGCTGAAAAGAAAGCGCCCGCCGAAGTCGTGGCGGCGCGGACGCGCGCCGACGTCACCCAGAATCTGAACGCCGAGGCGACGACGGCGCTGCATCGATACATCGACGAACTGGGCCTCGACCTGTCGGAAGCGGAGGCGCTCGTAGCGGACTCCGATCTGGCCGGGCTCTTCGAGGCCACGCTGGCGCTCGGGCACGCGCCGAAAGCGGTGGCGGCGTGGGTCGTGCACGTGCTACCCGGCGCGCTGGCCGGAAAGTCCTGGTCGGATGCCGCACCGGCTGCCGGGGCCATCGGTGAATTGATCGATCTGATCGAGGATGGCACGCTGTCGACGCGTATCGCGAAAGATGTCTTCGGCGACATGGTGGCGACGGGTAAACGCGCCGGCGAAATCGTCGAGACACGCGGTCTGCGCCAGGTCAGCGATTCCGGCGCCCTCGCACCCATCGTTACCTCGCTGATGGATCGCTTTCCGGACAAAGTCGCCCAGTATAAGGACGGCAAGACCGGTCTGATCGGCTTCTTTGTCGGCGAAGTGATGAAAGAGACGAAAGGCCAGGCGAATCCGCAGGTGGTCAAAGACCTCCTCGCCGAACATCTCGGGTGA
- a CDS encoding T9SS type A sorting domain-containing protein — protein sequence MLTLIALLAFGSAQAQQTIDFEGLVKGQVVGSVFADGGYGPVTVVGSNLQNSPAVNSAVIFDSNCVGGCSGGDRDLGSPNTAFGGPGLGIGGGPGAYQNDTALGNILIVHERPSEIVEIQPGLPGVTNPDDETSATTITIEFPEAVTLFKFTIIDRESNESQNIELLGEGGVMLGMYSSPATGDNGVATLYTDAGAPGTGTAGVVKLVMTHKGSGGLDNLVFLPPPPPPPGGGCSFTLGYWKTHEEAWPVDQLTLGNTVYAKSALLGILNASPKGDKTIILAHQLIAAKLNVANSADDTDIASTITAADAWLIANGPIGNGIKNWNGGEPLSSTLDDYNNGLIGPGHCGDTTSASFGAATDAPLFVASEAPTSFGLEGNYPNPFNPTTTITFAVKEAAHVRLSVYDMLGREVQVLVDRVLEAGRYDAGFDAGNLPSGTYLYRLSTPAGTFTQTMVLSK from the coding sequence ATGCTGACCCTGATCGCCCTGCTGGCGTTCGGCTCGGCACAGGCCCAGCAAACCATCGACTTCGAGGGCCTCGTCAAAGGCCAGGTCGTCGGCAGTGTGTTCGCGGACGGCGGCTACGGTCCGGTGACCGTCGTCGGCTCCAACCTCCAGAACAGCCCGGCCGTCAACTCGGCGGTCATTTTCGACTCCAACTGTGTCGGAGGCTGCTCGGGCGGCGACCGTGACCTCGGATCGCCCAACACGGCGTTCGGCGGCCCGGGCCTCGGCATCGGCGGCGGCCCCGGCGCGTACCAGAACGATACGGCGCTCGGCAACATCCTCATCGTGCATGAGCGCCCGAGCGAAATCGTCGAGATCCAGCCCGGCCTGCCCGGCGTGACCAATCCCGATGACGAGACGTCGGCCACGACGATCACGATCGAGTTTCCCGAAGCGGTGACGCTCTTCAAGTTCACGATCATCGACCGCGAGAGCAACGAGTCCCAGAACATCGAACTGCTCGGCGAGGGCGGGGTGATGCTCGGCATGTACTCTTCGCCGGCTACCGGCGACAACGGCGTCGCCACGCTGTACACCGACGCCGGGGCTCCGGGAACGGGTACGGCCGGCGTCGTCAAGCTCGTCATGACCCATAAAGGATCCGGCGGTCTGGACAACCTCGTGTTCCTCCCGCCGCCTCCCCCGCCGCCCGGCGGTGGGTGCTCGTTCACCCTGGGCTACTGGAAGACGCACGAAGAAGCGTGGCCCGTCGACCAGCTGACGCTCGGCAACACCGTCTACGCGAAGAGCGCGCTGCTCGGCATCCTCAACGCCTCGCCGAAGGGTGACAAGACGATCATCCTCGCGCACCAGTTGATCGCGGCCAAACTGAACGTCGCCAACAGCGCCGACGACACCGACATCGCCTCCACCATCACGGCGGCCGACGCCTGGCTCATAGCCAACGGCCCGATCGGCAACGGCATCAAGAACTGGAACGGCGGCGAGCCGCTCTCGAGCACGCTCGATGACTACAACAACGGCCTGATTGGCCCGGGCCATTGCGGCGATACGACCAGCGCCTCGTTTGGCGCCGCGACCGACGCGCCGCTCTTCGTCGCCTCCGAAGCGCCCACGAGCTTCGGCCTCGAAGGCAACTACCCGAACCCGTTCAACCCGACCACGACCATCACCTTTGCGGTGAAGGAAGCCGCGCACGTTCGCCTCTCGGTGTACGACATGCTGGGTCGTGAAGTCCAGGTGCTCGTGGACCGCGTCCTCGAAGCCGGCCGTTACGATGCCGGATTCGACGCCGGCAACCTGCCGAGCGGCACCTACCTGTATCGGCTGAGCACGCCGGCCGGTACGTTCACGCAGACGATGGTGCTCTCGAAGTAA
- the porQ gene encoding type IX secretion system protein PorQ: MAYLRQFRRLTGVALVTASLALAALPAAAQSQQSGFSFLRIEPSARAAALGGSYAAVYGDDINGMFYNPALLNEGVDRQLSVSFLNHVGDVRAGMAAYGFELGGLGQAGVGVRFLGWGDLTERDAAGEDLGSFRASDLALTVGLAHRYDEHLLVGVNLHSMFSRVAAYNASALAADIGVLYHSLDGAFTASASVNNLGITLNALGSVDDELPLDLRVAFTRRLRYLPLLLSVTAYDLHDVDTAADEASTFGQVMNHVALGGEFQFSEGFNLRVGYNHRRHEALKIKSRLDFAGFGFGAGIKVSRLRFDYAYSSWSSFGGMHLLTLRTVI, translated from the coding sequence ATGGCCTACCTACGGCAGTTCCGCCGGTTGACCGGGGTCGCGCTCGTGACGGCGTCCCTCGCCCTGGCGGCGCTGCCGGCCGCGGCGCAGAGCCAGCAGAGCGGGTTTTCCTTTCTGCGGATCGAGCCGTCGGCACGCGCCGCGGCGCTGGGCGGCTCCTACGCGGCGGTGTACGGAGACGACATCAACGGGATGTTCTACAACCCGGCCCTGCTGAACGAGGGCGTCGATCGGCAGCTATCGGTCTCCTTTCTGAATCACGTGGGGGATGTGCGGGCCGGCATGGCGGCCTACGGGTTCGAGCTGGGCGGGCTCGGCCAGGCCGGCGTGGGCGTCCGCTTCCTGGGCTGGGGCGACCTCACCGAACGGGATGCCGCCGGCGAAGACCTGGGTTCTTTTCGCGCCTCGGATCTCGCGCTGACGGTCGGGCTGGCGCACCGCTACGACGAGCACCTGCTCGTGGGCGTCAACCTGCACAGCATGTTCTCGCGGGTGGCCGCCTACAACGCCTCCGCGCTGGCGGCGGACATCGGCGTGTTATACCACTCCCTAGATGGCGCCTTCACCGCCAGCGCGTCGGTCAATAACCTGGGCATCACGCTCAACGCGCTGGGGTCGGTGGACGACGAGCTGCCGCTCGATCTGCGCGTCGCGTTTACGCGGAGACTGCGTTATCTCCCGTTATTGTTATCCGTCACGGCCTACGATCTGCACGATGTCGATACCGCCGCCGACGAGGCGAGCACCTTCGGGCAGGTCATGAACCATGTCGCCCTCGGCGGCGAATTTCAGTTCAGCGAAGGGTTCAACCTGCGCGTCGGCTATAACCATCGCCGGCACGAGGCGCTCAAGATCAAGAGCCGGCTCGATTTCGCCGGCTTCGGCTTCGGAGCCGGCATCAAGGTGTCGCGGCTCCGTTTTGACTATGCGTACAGTTCCTGGTCATCCTTCGGCGGGATGCACCTGCTTACGCTGCGCACGGTGATCTGA
- a CDS encoding YceI family protein, with the protein MLVPMAGFVAYNQVATTYTADKAHSDIGFKVRHLGISNVKGEFTDYTASVTMDGEDLNTIQAEATVQVGSISTGIDRRDNHLKSDDFFNAEQFPTLTFKSKGVRNIKGDSFELVGDLTIRDVTKEVVLEAEFLGAGQMMETKKVGFEAQTVINRFDYNLKWDNLTEAGGFVVGEEVTILLELELDAK; encoded by the coding sequence ATGCTGGTCCCGATGGCCGGCTTTGTGGCCTACAACCAGGTTGCCACGACGTACACGGCCGACAAGGCCCATTCGGATATCGGCTTCAAGGTGCGTCACCTCGGCATCAGCAACGTCAAGGGTGAATTCACCGACTACACGGCCAGCGTGACGATGGACGGCGAAGACCTGAACACGATCCAGGCCGAAGCGACCGTCCAGGTGGGCAGCATCAGCACCGGCATCGATCGCCGCGACAACCACCTCAAGTCGGACGACTTTTTCAACGCCGAGCAGTTCCCCACGCTGACGTTCAAGAGCAAGGGCGTCCGCAACATCAAGGGGGACTCGTTCGAGCTGGTTGGCGATCTCACGATCCGTGACGTGACGAAGGAAGTGGTCCTCGAGGCCGAATTCCTCGGCGCCGGCCAGATGATGGAGACCAAGAAGGTCGGCTTCGAAGCCCAGACCGTCATCAACCGGTTCGACTACAACCTGAAGTGGGACAACCTCACCGAAGCCGGCGGCTTCGTGGTGGGCGAGGAGGTGACGATCCTGCTCGAGCTGGAGCTGGACGCCAAGTAA